The genome window aagataatattttgtataaaaaaaattgtgggattttactcttaaatttatttattgtattttcaaacttaaaggaaattgtggtttattaagGTTGTCGGTTTGCcgagtattaagataggcgccatcacgatagatgagattttgggtcgtgacaagttggtattagagcctaggttatataggtctcacgagtcatgaggaggtttagtagagtcttgcggatcggtacggagacgtctgtacttatctttgagaggttatcgaacccttaggaaaattttactttcttgtattctgtcgtgcgaatttgttgatttcagaAACTAAATttatgtattctattctctcacagatggtgaggacacgtactaccggatcggacggccagccaccagttagggctaTGAAAGATCGAGGTCGTGGTAGAGGacggggtcgtggtagaggtgtAGCTCGCACAGCagttagagcagcacctgtagaactaccagttgctccagctcaagagCAGGTTCAAAATAAAGTTGAGCCGGCGACACCAGCTCAGACACCaactatgcctattgtgatttcaggccttcaggaggttttttcccagatattgactgtttgcattggccttgctcaggtggttttggctcatgccgcaccagccacttcttaggccggggaggtactcatacccatgTCGCCTGTACTCTTGAGTACGTGGTGCATGGACTTCAGGtatcgggggcactaccagtGTAGCCGGTTGCAACTGCTCAGTCCAGGTGGGTCTTATTATGAATGTCGATGAGCAGAAGAGACaaaagaggtttgggagactccgtcctccatcattcagtggaaCTGAGTTAGAGTATGCTCAAGATTTATTGGACATATGCCAGCGTATTCTTcgtacaacgggtattctggagactagtgggttCTCATTTACTACTTTGAAGCTGACCGGgacagccttcagatggtgggagacttatgagaggagtaGACCAGTTGGTgtagcaccactttcatggcatgagttctctgtattattcttggagaagtttgtgccacagacaaggaggagctgcgcaggcagttcaagAATCTACGTTAGGAGGAcctgtctgtgacccagtataaGATGCGGTTTTCTAAACTGGCTCGTCATGTAGTTTGGTTGGTtaccactgagagggagaagattaagaggttcattaatggcctcaaccagcagtttcattttgttatgactctgggGAATGCAACAGGTGCTaaattcgacgaggtggttgatagtgCTCGGCGGCTAGAGATGGTCCATAtttaggagcgtgaggagagggagtccAAGAAGTCTCGTGGTCCGGGTAATTCTATCGGTGTTTCTTCTGGGGGAAAACCCTATCACAACAGGgttcgtccttataggcccgctcagatggctcgtccagctcatcgtggcgcattagctagccatggttcatataatGCTCGACTGGGTCAGTCTTCTCTTAAtgcacttccagctcagagttcatctcgtgcaccatcagttcagggttcatctgtacaaggttcttctggtagttattctggttctcgaggtccgcctcaGAACTTGTCACATTTTCCGAGCgggattgctatgagtgtggagagctgggtcatgtgaggaaatTGAGTCCCCGCCTTTCGCAAGGTCAaattcagcagaggagtcaggctacgaCTCCTGCACCAGCTAcaacaccacccgcccagccaacacgaggtggggctcaggcagccaaaggtcgccctagagggggaggtcgatcaggtggcagtGAGGGTCAATTCTATGCTATTACTGCGAGGCCAGGTGTCGTTTCTTTAGACATAGTGATCagaggtattgtctcagtatgccacaaggaatcttctatattatttgacccaggttcCACATATTCGCatatatcatcatattttgcacGTTATTTGGATAtaccccatgagtccttagtctcatatgttcatgtatctacgtcggtgggcgatactattattgtggactgtgtatatcggtcatgtgtagtgactattgggagacttgagactagagttgatcggcttaatatggttgattttgatataatcttgggtatggattggttgtctccatgtcatgctattctggattgtcacgctaaaacagtgacgttggtgatgccaggattgccgagggttgagtggagagatTCTCTAGGTTATGTTCCGAgcaaggtaatttcttatttgaaggcccaacggatggttgggaaggggtgtttgtcatatttggcctttgtgagagatgttgatgcatacactcctactattgattctgttccggtagtgcgagacttaccgaatatatttcctgcagacctaccgggtataCCACCCGAaagggatattgacttttgtattgacttggtgatgggtactcagcccatttctattcctccgtatcgtatggcaccagctgagttgaaggaattgaaagagcaatttcaggaacttcttgataaggggtttattaggcctagaaTGTCGCCTTGGGGTagaccagttctatttgtgaaaaagaaagacggtattatacggatgtgcatcgactacaggcagttgaacaaagttacaatcaagaacaagtatcctttgccacgtattgatgatttatttgaccagcttcagggagagagggtgttctctaagattgattcaAGGTCTAGGTATtaccagttaaagattcgggactcgaatattttaaagacggcattcatgacccgctatggtcactatgaatttcttgtaatgtcttgtgggctgaccaacgccccagcagcgttAATTCACTTGTTGAACACTATATTCcagtcatatcttgattctttcgtcatagtatttattgatgatattcttgtgtactcgcgtagctaggaggagcatgcacaacacttgagtattgtattacagaggttgGAGGagaagaaactttatgccaagttctccaagtgtgaatactggcttagttcggtggcgttcttagggcacgtggtgtctagtgaggggattccggtagatccgaaaaagacagagatagttcagagttggcccaggccatcttcagctactgagattcggagttttttcggcttggctgggtattatcatcactttgtggagggcttctcgtctattgtattgcccttgaccaaattgacccaaaagggtgcttctTTCAGGTGGccagagagcttttagaagctcaagactgccttgaccacaactctaattctagtttttccttcagcttcaggctcttatacagtgtattgtgatgcttctcggattggtattgggtgtgtcttaatgcaggagggtagagtgattgcttatgctttgcgccAGTTAAAGCCACATGAAAAGAGCTATCATGTTCATGATGAtatagagttggcagccattgttcatgcattaaggATTTgcaggcactatctctacggttTATCTTGTGcagtatttacggatcatcagagtcttcagcacttattcaaatagaaggatctaaatttgaggcatcagagatggttggagctactaaaggactacgatattactattctgtatcatcccgggaggaccaatgtggtggccgataccttgagtagaaagacgataagtatgggtagccttgcattcattcttgtTGGTGAGAGGCCTCTTATAGTTGATGTTtatgccttggccaaccagttcgtgagattagatatttcggagcgcagtcgagttgtagcttgtgtggtttctcggtcttccttatatgactgcataagagagtgccagtatgatgatccccatttgcttgtcctgaaggacacagttcagcacggtgatgccaaagatgttactattggagatgatgggatgttAAGGATgctagcttcagtgaaggtgtagtggagagacCAGCCAGTTGGAGAAGCCACctgggagattgagcgggagatgcagagcaaatatccacacctatttgagactccaggtatgattctaaacccgttcgaggacgaacatttgtttaagagcgggagaatgtaacgatccggtcggtcgttttgagtattacagacctgttcccccatttactgctcattttgtgttttacagttgttatgtgacttgtcggggtaattggttcgggcaCCGTGAGGTTTCggaataaattgagacacttagcctCAAGGATGAAGACTTATGTTAAAAagattgaccagatgttgacttaagTTTAAACGACCCccgaatagagttttgatgattccaatagctctgtatggtgattatagactaagga of Nicotiana tomentosiformis chromosome 7, ASM39032v3, whole genome shotgun sequence contains these proteins:
- the LOC138895552 gene encoding uncharacterized protein; this translates as MNVDEQKRQKRFGRLRPPSFSGTELEYAQDLLDICQRILRTTGILETSGFSFTTLKLTGTAFRWWETYERSRPVGVAPLSWHEFSVLFLEKFVPQTRRSCAGSSRIYVRRTFWLVTTEREKIKRFINGLNQQFHFVMTLGNATGAKFDEVVDSARRLEMVHI